A window of the Hevea brasiliensis isolate MT/VB/25A 57/8 chromosome 6, ASM3005281v1, whole genome shotgun sequence genome harbors these coding sequences:
- the LOC110661891 gene encoding uncharacterized protein LOC110661891 isoform X2 yields MLKQEEKVHEILEHLQNKGDHGSGISIPNFLPPKAKELLAELAMVESEIVRLESQISQLQKGLKREQEIAKETKPKKWQPGSSVNNLQNHLWSTTMPSPLNRGIIQEKMAFETKALHFISKAIKGDYNLNDFTLNEKMGSSRVFPDLKENQFHEEIKFQERIPRKSGMLKSPSPLRDPRHPSPRPREKNVEFCLDHLPKSLSNAILSEENNNQQCQPNKLSENIIKCLNFIYARLLRTSRTMELEKSGPISRSLQASLISRSFRTDTSSNTKSNLVLQKESRQQDPYGIFDMEESIPRDIGPYKNLIIFTSSSMDPKFISSSSSIPLLRRLRVLMNNLQTVDLRFLTYQQKLAFWINMYNACIMHGFLQYGVPSSPEKLFTLMNKATLDIGGNTINAQAIEQYILRKPTSSSKVNQKNDKDDKEALVRKLYGLESMDPNVTFALCCGTRSSPAVRVYTADGVMAELEKSKLEYLQASIVVTSTKRIAFPDLLLRNMLDFALDTNSLVEWVCHQLPTSGTLRKSIVDCFRGHNSGKITSISVEKIPYDFEFQYLLAI; encoded by the exons ATGCTGAAACAAGAAGAGAAGGTGCATGAAATTTTGGAGCATTTGCAGAACAAAGGTGATCATGGCTCTGGGATCTCTATCCCAAACTTCCTTCCTCCCAAG GCAAAGGAGCTTTTAGCAGAATTAGCTATGGTTGAAAGTGAGATAGTTCGACTGGAATCCCAAATAAGCCAACTTCAAAAAGGGTTGAAACGTGAACAGGAAATTGCAAAAGAGACAAAACCAAAAAAATGGCAACCTGGAAGTAGTGTAAACAATCTCCAAAACCATTTATGGAGTACCACCATGCCAAGCCCTTTAAATAGAGGCATTATTCAAGAGAAGATGGCATTTGAGACCAAAGCATTGCATTTCATAAGTAAAGCAATTAAAGGTGACTATAATCTTAATGATTTCACTCTCAATGAGAAAATGGGAAGCTCCAGAGTATTTCCTGACCTGAAAGAAAATCAATTCCATGAGGAAATCAAATTTCAAGAAAGGATTCCAAGAAAAAGTGGGATGCTCAAGTCTCCTTCACCTTTGCGAGACCCCAGACATCCATCACCCAGG CCAAGAGAGAAGAATGTGGAATTCTGCTTGGACCACTTACCAAAATCACTGTCCAATGCAATTCTATCAGAAGAGAACAATAACCAGCAATGCCAGCCCAACAAGCTATCTGAGAACATCATCAAGTGTTTGAACTTTATATATGCTAGGTTGCTAAGAACATCAAGAACAATGGAACTTGAGAAGTCAGGCCCCATTTCAAGGTCTCTGCAAGCTTCTTTAATATCAAGAAGTTTCAGAACTGATACAAGTTCAAACACCAAGTCAAACCTTGTGTTACAAAAGGAATCAAGACAACAGGACCCATATGGCATCTTTGATATGGAAGAGTCCATTCCAAGGGATATTGGCCCTTACAAGAACTTGATTATTTTCACATCAAGCTCTATGGACCCAAAATTCATTTCAAGTTCTAGTTCTATTCCTCTGCTAAGAAGGTTAAG GGTCTTAATGAACAATCTGCAGACTGTGGACTTGAGATTCTTGACCTACCAACAGAAACTAGCCTTCTGGATCAACATGTACAATGCTTGTATCATGCAT GGATTTCTCCAGTATGGAGTGCCTTCATCTCCTGAAAAATTGTTCACGTTGATGAACAAG GCAACACTAGACATTGGTGGGAACACAATCAATGCTCAGGCAATAGAGCAGTATATTTTGAGGAAGCCAACATCTTCCAGCAAG GTTAATCAAAAGAATGATAAGGATGATAAAGAAGCCCTTGTTCGTAAACTTTACGGCCTCGAATCGATGGATCCTAACGTCACATTTGCTCTTTGCTGTGGAACACGTTCTTCTCCAGCT GTGAGAGTATATACAGCTGATGGTGTTATGGCTGAATTGGAGAAATCCAAGCTAGAGTACTTGCAAGCCTCAATTGTGGTGACTAGCACAAAAAGAATTGCATTCCCAGATCTTCTGCTTAGAAACATGCTTGATTTTGCCTTGGACACAAACTCATTAGTGGAATGGGTTTGCCATCAGTTGCCTACATCTGGGACATTGAGGAAATCAATAGTGGATTGCTTCAGGGGCCATAACAGTGGCAAAATAACCAGCATTTCTGTTGAGAAGATACCATATGACTTTGAGTTCCAGTATCTGTTGGCAATATAG
- the LOC110661891 gene encoding uncharacterized protein LOC110661891 isoform X1, with the protein MASKGDSPENFNVPLDIRRKKISGQQKREALEREVSALQKMLKQEEKVHEILEHLQNKGDHGSGISIPNFLPPKAKELLAELAMVESEIVRLESQISQLQKGLKREQEIAKETKPKKWQPGSSVNNLQNHLWSTTMPSPLNRGIIQEKMAFETKALHFISKAIKGDYNLNDFTLNEKMGSSRVFPDLKENQFHEEIKFQERIPRKSGMLKSPSPLRDPRHPSPRPREKNVEFCLDHLPKSLSNAILSEENNNQQCQPNKLSENIIKCLNFIYARLLRTSRTMELEKSGPISRSLQASLISRSFRTDTSSNTKSNLVLQKESRQQDPYGIFDMEESIPRDIGPYKNLIIFTSSSMDPKFISSSSSIPLLRRLRVLMNNLQTVDLRFLTYQQKLAFWINMYNACIMHGFLQYGVPSSPEKLFTLMNKATLDIGGNTINAQAIEQYILRKPTSSSKVNQKNDKDDKEALVRKLYGLESMDPNVTFALCCGTRSSPAVRVYTADGVMAELEKSKLEYLQASIVVTSTKRIAFPDLLLRNMLDFALDTNSLVEWVCHQLPTSGTLRKSIVDCFRGHNSGKITSISVEKIPYDFEFQYLLAI; encoded by the exons ATGGCTAGCAAGGGTGACTCACCAGAAAATTTTAATGTGCCCTTGGATATT AGAAGAAAGAAGATCAGTGGGCAGCAAAAGAGAGAGGCACTTGAAAGAGAG GTTTCTGCCCTTCAAAAAATGCTGAAACAAGAAGAGAAGGTGCATGAAATTTTGGAGCATTTGCAGAACAAAGGTGATCATGGCTCTGGGATCTCTATCCCAAACTTCCTTCCTCCCAAG GCAAAGGAGCTTTTAGCAGAATTAGCTATGGTTGAAAGTGAGATAGTTCGACTGGAATCCCAAATAAGCCAACTTCAAAAAGGGTTGAAACGTGAACAGGAAATTGCAAAAGAGACAAAACCAAAAAAATGGCAACCTGGAAGTAGTGTAAACAATCTCCAAAACCATTTATGGAGTACCACCATGCCAAGCCCTTTAAATAGAGGCATTATTCAAGAGAAGATGGCATTTGAGACCAAAGCATTGCATTTCATAAGTAAAGCAATTAAAGGTGACTATAATCTTAATGATTTCACTCTCAATGAGAAAATGGGAAGCTCCAGAGTATTTCCTGACCTGAAAGAAAATCAATTCCATGAGGAAATCAAATTTCAAGAAAGGATTCCAAGAAAAAGTGGGATGCTCAAGTCTCCTTCACCTTTGCGAGACCCCAGACATCCATCACCCAGG CCAAGAGAGAAGAATGTGGAATTCTGCTTGGACCACTTACCAAAATCACTGTCCAATGCAATTCTATCAGAAGAGAACAATAACCAGCAATGCCAGCCCAACAAGCTATCTGAGAACATCATCAAGTGTTTGAACTTTATATATGCTAGGTTGCTAAGAACATCAAGAACAATGGAACTTGAGAAGTCAGGCCCCATTTCAAGGTCTCTGCAAGCTTCTTTAATATCAAGAAGTTTCAGAACTGATACAAGTTCAAACACCAAGTCAAACCTTGTGTTACAAAAGGAATCAAGACAACAGGACCCATATGGCATCTTTGATATGGAAGAGTCCATTCCAAGGGATATTGGCCCTTACAAGAACTTGATTATTTTCACATCAAGCTCTATGGACCCAAAATTCATTTCAAGTTCTAGTTCTATTCCTCTGCTAAGAAGGTTAAG GGTCTTAATGAACAATCTGCAGACTGTGGACTTGAGATTCTTGACCTACCAACAGAAACTAGCCTTCTGGATCAACATGTACAATGCTTGTATCATGCAT GGATTTCTCCAGTATGGAGTGCCTTCATCTCCTGAAAAATTGTTCACGTTGATGAACAAG GCAACACTAGACATTGGTGGGAACACAATCAATGCTCAGGCAATAGAGCAGTATATTTTGAGGAAGCCAACATCTTCCAGCAAG GTTAATCAAAAGAATGATAAGGATGATAAAGAAGCCCTTGTTCGTAAACTTTACGGCCTCGAATCGATGGATCCTAACGTCACATTTGCTCTTTGCTGTGGAACACGTTCTTCTCCAGCT GTGAGAGTATATACAGCTGATGGTGTTATGGCTGAATTGGAGAAATCCAAGCTAGAGTACTTGCAAGCCTCAATTGTGGTGACTAGCACAAAAAGAATTGCATTCCCAGATCTTCTGCTTAGAAACATGCTTGATTTTGCCTTGGACACAAACTCATTAGTGGAATGGGTTTGCCATCAGTTGCCTACATCTGGGACATTGAGGAAATCAATAGTGGATTGCTTCAGGGGCCATAACAGTGGCAAAATAACCAGCATTTCTGTTGAGAAGATACCATATGACTTTGAGTTCCAGTATCTGTTGGCAATATAG